A genomic stretch from Microplitis mediator isolate UGA2020A chromosome 10, iyMicMedi2.1, whole genome shotgun sequence includes:
- the LOC130676542 gene encoding uncharacterized protein LOC130676542 produces MFIFSKNKALDILEVINILKEFQQNFENCQVYICSMSEYVENIIDIITFNSFADYAPPFWYKVDDLHFYDYHGHWRIFVGHYSQEIGFNLNGLNICDNIIFDRTKYLNGYAIKVLRASNNRNDSNGPVDEYITRNTNDQYLYETLGLYMGTVGLWLMEFLNITLNITYVYVHNSNGKYFINSPLLYHSVDLVLYPILYSAYNKTMIISNYYYLSYPIVFNDDIIVTHNRGLMTPLEKMFDFYGWLTIIATTIILLMVFIVIYLSNRTKKNSRLSFAIFECLRLLINNSIYTRMDTAKMRIFFFVIFLYFLIMQATFSGHLAVFLTKPEYRKNVETLDDLKDPRYTVIYAREGCREYITDPLLLNKVIFDNLGCKKNIHTSESIACIGFKKSFDVLIAKYKLHFSANSLQFSFASLTMRNNWPLNDRVNNFAMRLHESQSYDKWWKLVHELLVAEYIEKKDISTHNYYRPIEFEDVTFAFILLAIGLIFSLVSFVLEMISEIIKSTYKKLWRAIVINIRIEIFQFRQLFEYLDLNFI; encoded by the exons atgtttatatttagtaaGAATAAGGCTTTGGACATATTagaagtaataaatatattaaaagaatttcaacaaaattttgaaaattgtcaagtatatatatgttcaaTGTCAGAATATgtagaaaatataattgatataataaCATTTAATTCTTTTGCTGATTATGCACCACCATTTTGGTATAAAGTCGATGATCttcatttttatgattatcacGGTCACTGGAGAATTTTTGTAGGTCACTATTCCCAGGAAATTGGGTTTAATTTAAACG gtttaaatatatgtgataatataatatttgatCGTACAAAATATCTAAATGGCTACGCAATAAAAGTACTACGAGCATCAAACAACCGAAACGACTCAAATGGCCCTGTTGATGAATATATAACTAGAAACACTAATGatcaatatttatatgaaacatTGGGCCTATACATGGGAACGGTCGGATTGTGGTTAATGGAATTTCTGAACATAACGCTGAACATAACTTATGTTTATGTTCACAACAGTAAtggaaaatatttcataaacagTCCTTTGCTTTATCATTCAGTAGATCTGGTACTATATCCCATCTTGTATAGTGCGTACAATAAAACGATGATTATaagcaattattattatttgtcataTCCAATAGTATTTAATGATGATATTATAGTGACCCACAATCGCGGACTAATGACACCAttggaaaaaatgtttgatttCTACGGCTGGTTAACCATCATTGCTACAACAATTATTCTGCTAAtggtttttattgttatttatttatcgaaccgaacaaaaaaaaattcaagattaTCGTTTGCTATCTTCGAGTGCCTGAGACTGCTGATAAATAATTCGATTTACACCCGAATGGACACGGCAAAGatgcgaatatttttttttgtaatatttttatattttttgataatgcAGGCGACATTTTCTGGTCATCTGGCAGTATTTTTGACAAAACCCGAGTACAGAAAAAATGTCGAGACTCTAGATGATCTAAAAGACCCGCGTTATACAGTAATTTATGCTAGGGAAGGATGTAGAGAGTATATTACAGATCCATTATTGCTGAATAAagtaatatttgataatttgggttgtaaaaaaaacattcacaCCAGTGAATCTATTGCTTGTATtgggttcaaaaaaagttttgatgtCCTAATTGCTAAATACAAATTACACTTTTCTGCGAATAGCTTACAATTTAGTTTCGCATCACTGACAATGCGTAATAATTGGCCATTGAATGATCGCGTTAATAATTTTGCCATGCGTTTACACGAATCACAAAGTTACGATAAATGGTGGAAACTAGTACATGAATTACTAGTTGCCgagtatattgaaaaaaaagatatatcaACACATAATTACTACCGGCCGATAGAATTTGAAGATGTCACCTTTGCATTTATTTTACTGGCAATCGGTTTGATCTTTTCATTAGTAAGTTTCGTTCTCGAAATGATTagcgaaattattaaaagtacttataaaaaattatggagagcaattgtaattaatatacgCATTGAAATCTTTCAATTCCGACAATTATTTGAGTACTTGGacctaaattttatataa